From a region of the Triticum aestivum cultivar Chinese Spring chromosome 7D, IWGSC CS RefSeq v2.1, whole genome shotgun sequence genome:
- the LOC123167264 gene encoding signal recognition particle receptor subunit beta translates to MDEWVRQAEAWAGQAEHWIRQQPPEQIYVAVAVIAVTILVLVAASCLKSSKPNTIVLSGLSGSGKTVLFYQLRDGSSHQGTVTSMTHNNATFVLHSELERKGKIKPVHVIDVPGHARLKSKLDEVLPQAAGVVFVVDALDFLSSMQASAEYLYDILTKATVVKKRIPVLIFCNKTDKVTAHSKEFIKKQLEKEVNKLRESRNAISSADISDEVQLGLPGEAFNFSQCQNKVIVDEGAGLTGDVSAVEQFIREYVKP, encoded by the exons ATGGACGAGTGGGTTCGCCAAGCGGAGGCGTGGGCAGGCCAAGCAGAGCACTGGATCCGCCAGCAACCCCCGGAGCAGATTTACGTCGCGGTCGCCGTGATTGCGGTGACGATTCTGGTGCTGGTCGCAG CTTCTTGTCTGAAATCATCGAAACCGAACACCATAGTTCTATCCGGGCTTAGTGGCAGCGGCAAAACTGTTCTTTTCTATCAG CTTCGCGATGGGTCATCACATCAGGGAACTGTGACTTCGATGACACATAACAATGCTACATTTGTGCTGCACTCGGAGCTGGAAAGG AAAGGCAAAATAAAACCTGTTCATGTTATCGATGTTCCTGGTCATGCAAGGCTGAAATCGAAGCTTGATGAAGTCCTGCCTCAGGCAGCTGGGGTTGTTTTTGTCGTCGATGCTCTAGATTTCTTGTCTAGCATGCAAGCTTCTGCAGA GTACTTGTATGACATTTTGACGAAGGCAACTGTAGTGAAGAAAAGGATTCCTGTTCTGATATTCTGCAACAAGACAGATAAAGTTACAGCTCACTCAAAGGAGTTCATCAAGAAGCAGTTGGAGAAAGAAGT AAACAAGCTCCGGGAATCAAGGAACGCCATATCATCCGCTGACATCAGTGATGAAGTCCAACTTGGGTTACCTGGAGAGGCATTCAACTTCAGCCAGTGTCAGAACAAGGTGATAGTTGATGAAGGTGCTGGTCTGACTGGTGATGTTTCAGCAGTTGAGCAGTTCATCCGCGAGTATGTGAAGCCATAG